The stretch of DNA TTGGGAATCGGACATCGCTTTCCCTGTGCTATGGTAAATTTCTAACGCACGGATGACCCTTCTGACATTGTTTGGATGGATTTTCTCAGCACTTAAAGGGTCGATTTTTTGTAACTGCTGATACAAAAACAATTTCCCCTTCTCTTGACAAAGGTTTTCTAGTTGTTGCCGGTAGGTATCATCACAAGGGGCATCGGAAAATTGATAATCATAAATAACGGATTGAATATACAATCCTGTTCCACCTACAATAATCGGTAAATGTCCCCGACTGGCAATTTCGGTTATCTTTTCTCTAACTACTTGCTGATATTCTGCTACAGAGAAGGCTTCCGTTGGATCTTTTAAATCTAATAAATGATGACTAATTCCTTCTTTTTCTTCTTCTGTAACCTTTGCTGTCCCAATATCCATTCCCTTATAAATTTGCATGGAGTCGCCACTAATGATTTCTCCTTGAAATTTTTTTGCTAGGTGAATGCTTAGTGCTGTTTTCCCAACAGCAGTAGGACCTATGATGACAACGACTTTTTCTTTCTTGTTCAACGAACCCACAGCCTTTTATGTATTATACTTCATCCATATCCTATCATAATATATTCATTTTGTTGAACACATTGAATTATTTTACCCAATTTAGCGGAAAATAAACCAAAAAAATAAAACAATGGGGGAGAAGGCGTTTTTTCTTCCTCCCCCGTCCTTGTTATTTCATTGGTTTAAGTACTAATGTATGTTCGGTCTCGAGCGGAAGAATCGTTGTTTGATGATAATTCCCTTTTATCCAATCATCGATTTGGTCGTGGTACCAAGCACTTTTCACATGACCCGATTGACCTGGCCCCACAATATGATACCCTTCCGTTATTTTATTGGTATCAATTACAAACCGCCAAGACGCTCCGTGATGAACGATCCCATTTTGACGATAACTTGCCGCCTGAACGGTTACTTGACTTCCACTAACCATGTTCGGTTTTTCAGGGTTGAATAGCTTCTCTATTAAATATTTTCCGGCACTTAGCGGATGCTCAAAATAAAGTTGATGGTATTCTCCCCATTTCCACTCCTTCATATTTTCTCCGAATTCTTCTTGCAGTTCAGACAATACATTCGCTAAAGATTTTTCTAGAACCTTTTCAACCCCTCCCTTATCTTTAAACCATGTGGATTCATGTTCCCCTTTTAATGCTTGTCTTAGCAATTCATCGACTATTTGTGTTTTTCCTTCAAACAGTTTTAACATTTCATTAGGAATTTCATTTTCAAACAAAACATGTGGAATTTCCTTCATCCACAAATGAAAAATTAAGGGGGCGGCAGAATCTTTATGATCCTCGTAATTCCACTTTTCCAATAGGTGAATGGCCTGTTTTTCATCATTGGTTAATGAATTTTTTTGTAATTCCTTTATCATCATGGGAACAAATTCTTTCGCATATAAATTTTTCGTATCCATCTGTAATTTTTTCATATCTTGGATTGAAAAGGTCTCCTTTTCTTTTAACACTTCCTGTATACGCATTTGCCGATAGGGTTGGGCCCATACATGACTAATATGATACGGATAATCGTCATTTATCACTTTATTATTAGCTGTGGAAATAAATCCTTCTTTTGGATTCACTATTTTCGGAAGTTCATCAAAGGGAATATATCCTGTCCATTCATATTCATCGGTCCACCCAGGTACAGGAAGTAGTCCATCCCCTTTTTTGCGAATGGGAATTTTCCCGTTCGCTTTGTAAGCAATCGTTCCATCCTTGGCCGCAAATACAAAATTCTGTGTAGGAGCATGGAATTCTAGAAGGGCCTGTTCAAACTGCTCCCAATTTTTTGCTTTATTCATCTGAATAACAGCCTCTAGCTCTTTTGTAGGTTCTAGAGCTGTCCATTTTAGACTTAATACGGCATCTTCTTTATGGTCTCCTAAAAAATCTGAAAGGACAGGGCCATGTCTTGTCTCTATTACTTTTAATTTAATGGTTTCCTCATCTTTTACTTGAATGGATTCATGGATGATTTTGGCCTTCTCCCATTCTCCATTGTATAGAAATTGATTGGGTGAGTTTGGATGCCTTTTTTCAATATATAAATCTTGGACATCTGGGCCAGTATTTGTGACTCCCCATGCAATATGTTCATTATGTCCTAAAATAATCCCAGGAACTCCAGCAAAGATGACTCCACTTACATTCAATTCATTCGTTTGCAGGTGCATTTGATACCAAATAGAAGGAGTACTTAAGGATAAATGTGGATCATCTGCTAGAATGGGTTTCCCGCTTTGACTCTTTTCACCGCTTACGACCCAATTATTACTCCCGTTAAACTCTGGGGGAATGACGATGTTCGCAAAACGATTTTCTACTTCTAGTTCGACACCTCCATAGTCTGATAAAATAGTAGGGGCATCTTTCGGGTAACTTGGTAGGAGATCATTTGCTTTATCTTTCGGTAAATGTTCTAATGCCCAATAACGGAAAGCTTGACCTTCCCAATGACCCCCGAGATCAAAGGCCATAAATTTTCCAATCGTTAACGAATCAATGACCGTCCATTTTTTAGGTTGATAGCCTAATAATGTAAATTCCACTGGGAGCTTTTTCTTCGCCTTCGCTTCTTTTAAATAGGCATTGACTCCATCTGCATACCACTGGAGAATTTGCTTTCCTTCTCTTGAATACTCATCATATGAGGCTTCTGCTGCTCTTCGTAATCCTAATGTGCGAAAGTATTTATCCCGATGCACTGTTGATTTCCCGACTACTTCACTTAAACGGCCTGAGGCTTGTCTTCTTGATAAATCCATTTGAAACATTCGATCTTGGGCTTGAATGTATCCTTGAGCCATGTAAAGATCCTTCTCACTCTTCGCTTGAATATGTGGCACCCCATATTCATCACGCTGAACGATGACTTCTTTTTCTAAACCGTTTATCTCAAGGATCCCGTTTGTGAATGGCAGTGACCTAGAAAGATAGACTTGAATGAACAGATAACCCCCAACAGCCGCAATGAGTACTAGAATGGCCAGCCAAAAACTAATCTTCCTCCAACCTTTCCTATTTGCTATTTTTCCACTCAAACATACCCCCCCTTTTCATTCATCATATTAATAAGAGGGGGTGGAAATGTTAATGAGTGAGAAAAAATTTTAAAGAGGCATGATCAGATAGTTAACATAATAATATTATTGTAATATTTAATGAATAAAAAGAAACGGCCTTATAAGGAATGAGTATCCTTATAAGACCATTTCGAAAAAGCAGGATTATTTTTGAAGGTCAACAGGTGTGACAGCATCTTTTAATTCTTTTTCTAACTCAGCCACATAACGTTGTTTTGTTTCTTCATCCCAATTTAATTGTTTTGCCATTAAATCAATGACTGGTTTTTTCCATTCATGCACCCATTTGATATTGAAGAATAAGGCACCTGTACGTCGGATAAAAAAGTCGACAGGTTTTGCAACTAATTCTTGGGTGATTGCGTACATCACTTGTGCATAAATGGCTGCAGGTAATGTTTTGTCTCCATCTGTTTGATATTTTTTCGCCAACTCGAATAATTCATCGACATTAGAGCCATATTTATGGGCAAGATAACGTCCATCTTCAATAGATAATCCAAAGTTTTCCGCTTCTTTTCCTTTTTCTTCAATGAAGCGACTTAAATTATTCGATCCCCCAACATGCCCACCAGATATTGGCATATTTCTTGTTTGACAAGCGCGATATTGACCGTAGTTTTCTCCCTGAAGTTCTTTCGTTACGCGATCGACAACTGTTTCAGCCATTTTACGGTAACCAGTTAATTTACCACCCGCAATAGTAATGAGGCCGCTATCCCCTTCCCAAATTTCATCTTTACGAGAAATTTCAGAAGGATCTTTCCCTTCTTCATAAATAAGAGGACGAACCCCAGCCCAACTTGATTCAACATCCTTTTCTGTGACCTTAATTTCTGGGAACATATAACGAATCGCTTTTAACACATAATCACGATCTTCGCTTAACATTTTCGGATGTGCTTTATCCTTATCAAAGAACGTATCAGTTGTACCAACATATGCTTTTCCATCACGAGGAATAGCGAATACCATCCGCCCATCTGGAGTATCAAAGTAGATAGCTTGACGTAATGGGAAGACAGATTGGTCGATAACTAAGTGAATCCCTTTTGTTAATCGTAAATTTTTATTATTAGTAGAATAATCTTTTTTGCGTACATCATCGACCCATGGACCAGAAGCATTTA from Oikeobacillus pervagus encodes:
- a CDS encoding penicillin acylase family protein — its product is MSGKIANRKGWRKISFWLAILVLIAAVGGYLFIQVYLSRSLPFTNGILEINGLEKEVIVQRDEYGVPHIQAKSEKDLYMAQGYIQAQDRMFQMDLSRRQASGRLSEVVGKSTVHRDKYFRTLGLRRAAEASYDEYSREGKQILQWYADGVNAYLKEAKAKKKLPVEFTLLGYQPKKWTVIDSLTIGKFMAFDLGGHWEGQAFRYWALEHLPKDKANDLLPSYPKDAPTILSDYGGVELEVENRFANIVIPPEFNGSNNWVVSGEKSQSGKPILADDPHLSLSTPSIWYQMHLQTNELNVSGVIFAGVPGIILGHNEHIAWGVTNTGPDVQDLYIEKRHPNSPNQFLYNGEWEKAKIIHESIQVKDEETIKLKVIETRHGPVLSDFLGDHKEDAVLSLKWTALEPTKELEAVIQMNKAKNWEQFEQALLEFHAPTQNFVFAAKDGTIAYKANGKIPIRKKGDGLLPVPGWTDEYEWTGYIPFDELPKIVNPKEGFISTANNKVINDDYPYHISHVWAQPYRQMRIQEVLKEKETFSIQDMKKLQMDTKNLYAKEFVPMMIKELQKNSLTNDEKQAIHLLEKWNYEDHKDSAAPLIFHLWMKEIPHVLFENEIPNEMLKLFEGKTQIVDELLRQALKGEHESTWFKDKGGVEKVLEKSLANVLSELQEEFGENMKEWKWGEYHQLYFEHPLSAGKYLIEKLFNPEKPNMVSGSQVTVQAASYRQNGIVHHGASWRFVIDTNKITEGYHIVGPGQSGHVKSAWYHDQIDDWIKGNYHQTTILPLETEHTLVLKPMK
- the miaA gene encoding tRNA (adenosine(37)-N6)-dimethylallyltransferase MiaA, with amino-acid sequence MNKKEKVVVIIGPTAVGKTALSIHLAKKFQGEIISGDSMQIYKGMDIGTAKVTEEEKEGISHHLLDLKDPTEAFSVAEYQQVVREKITEIASRGHLPIIVGGTGLYIQSVIYDYQFSDAPCDDTYRQQLENLCQEKGKLFLYQQLQKIDPLSAEKIHPNNVRRVIRALEIYHSTGKAMSDSQQKEDPPLLYDVAIVGLTMERDQLYERINKRVDQMMEQGLLNEVETLWGRGIRDTQAVQAIGYKELYAYLAQETTIQEAIDRLKQNSRRYAKRQLTWFRNKMDVEWFDLTLENEKTKKIHEISDFIAGKLHLK
- a CDS encoding glycerol-3-phosphate dehydrogenase/oxidase, whose amino-acid sequence is MTFSSLQREDILNKMKSETFDLLVIGGGITGAGIALDAVTRGLKVALVEMQDFAAGTSSRSTKLVHGGLRYLKQFEVKMVAEVGKERAIVYENGPHVTTPEWMLLPIHKGGTFGKFSTGIGLRVYDYLAGVKKSERRTMLSAEKTSNLEPLLKKEGLKGGGYYVEYRTDDARLTIEVMKAAVAHGAHSINYVKAEEFIYDDHKKVKGARVQDLLSGDTFSIRAEKVVNASGPWVDDVRKKDYSTNNKNLRLTKGIHLVIDQSVFPLRQAIYFDTPDGRMVFAIPRDGKAYVGTTDTFFDKDKAHPKMLSEDRDYVLKAIRYMFPEIKVTEKDVESSWAGVRPLIYEEGKDPSEISRKDEIWEGDSGLITIAGGKLTGYRKMAETVVDRVTKELQGENYGQYRACQTRNMPISGGHVGGSNNLSRFIEEKGKEAENFGLSIEDGRYLAHKYGSNVDELFELAKKYQTDGDKTLPAAIYAQVMYAITQELVAKPVDFFIRRTGALFFNIKWVHEWKKPVIDLMAKQLNWDEETKQRYVAELEKELKDAVTPVDLQK